A section of the Polynucleobacter sp. AP-Jannik-300A-C4 genome encodes:
- the gshB gene encoding glutathione synthase, protein MNLLFIADPLESFKVSKDSTLAMMRVAQEAGHQLWFCQSRNILWRNDFVVADCQSLAIKPSGTAWFELGPVEDRPLNTFNAVMMRTDPPFDIEYLNTTWLLSAAVRQGAKVFNNPTAIRDHSEKISITEFPELIPPTLITRELSAIEVFHQEHQDIVIKPLDGMGGMGVFRVGPDGLNLASIVETLGENGARTLMVQRFLPEIAQGDKRVLLIGGEVVPFALARIPQGSEIRGNLAAGGKGVAMPLTDAERKVAERLAPILNARGLFLVGLDLIGAYVTEINVTSPTCFVEITEQSRFDVPKFWLTALEKALA, encoded by the coding sequence ATGAACCTTCTTTTCATTGCCGATCCACTGGAATCATTTAAGGTTAGCAAGGATTCCACTTTGGCAATGATGCGCGTTGCGCAAGAAGCTGGTCATCAACTTTGGTTTTGCCAAAGTCGTAACATCCTGTGGAGGAACGATTTTGTAGTGGCTGATTGTCAGTCGCTCGCCATTAAGCCAAGTGGCACAGCATGGTTTGAGTTAGGCCCCGTAGAGGATCGCCCATTAAATACCTTTAACGCAGTCATGATGCGTACTGATCCGCCATTTGATATCGAGTATCTCAATACCACTTGGTTGTTATCTGCTGCGGTTCGACAGGGTGCAAAAGTATTTAATAATCCAACGGCTATTCGTGATCATTCTGAAAAGATATCTATCACGGAGTTTCCGGAACTCATTCCCCCAACTTTAATCACGCGTGAACTGAGTGCGATTGAAGTGTTTCACCAAGAGCATCAAGATATTGTCATTAAGCCCCTGGATGGCATGGGTGGCATGGGTGTATTTCGTGTAGGGCCAGATGGTTTAAATCTTGCCAGTATTGTGGAGACACTGGGTGAGAATGGTGCACGTACTCTAATGGTGCAAAGATTCTTGCCTGAGATAGCTCAAGGCGATAAACGCGTGTTGCTCATCGGTGGCGAGGTAGTGCCGTTTGCGCTGGCTCGCATACCTCAGGGAAGTGAAATTCGAGGTAATTTAGCTGCTGGTGGCAAAGGGGTTGCTATGCCGCTAACAGATGCAGAGAGGAAGGTTGCAGAACGTCTCGCCCCAATTTTGAACGCCCGGGGCTTGTTCTTGGTAGGATTAGATTTAATTGGCGCTTACGTCACAGAAATCAATGTGACTAGCCCAACCTGTTTTGTAGAGATTACTGAGCAAAGCAGATTTGATGTTCCGAAATTTTGGTTAACAGCGCTTGAAAAGGCATTGGCATAA
- a CDS encoding P-II family nitrogen regulator — protein sequence MKLITAIIKPFKLDEVREALSEVGVSGITVTEVKGFGRQKGHTELYRGAEYVVDFLPKVKIEAAVEDGILERAIEAIEKSARTGKIGDGKIFVSPVEHVIRIRTGETGASAL from the coding sequence ATGAAATTAATTACCGCAATCATCAAGCCCTTCAAGCTTGACGAAGTGCGCGAAGCTCTCTCGGAAGTGGGAGTTTCGGGTATTACCGTCACTGAAGTTAAAGGCTTTGGTCGTCAAAAAGGTCACACCGAGTTGTATCGCGGTGCAGAGTATGTAGTCGACTTTTTGCCAAAAGTAAAAATTGAAGCTGCTGTTGAAGATGGCATCTTGGAGCGAGCGATTGAAGCAATTGAAAAATCTGCTCGTACTGGAAAGATTGGCGATGGCAAGATTTTTGTCTCACCAGTTGAACACGTCATTCGTATTCGTACCGGTGAAACCGGTGCGTCAGCACTTTAA
- a CDS encoding ammonium transporter: MLTWMKRLLAGSAMALAIGTTSVMVASPAFADEAKPVAAAAAAAVAAAPALVPNKGDTAWLLVCTALVILMTLPGLALFYGGLTRSKNILSVLVQCMFVFSLVTVLWALYGYSFAFSEGGAFIGGLDRLFLQGITPDSVAATFSKGVVIPEFVFMAFQAAFATITCCLIVGAFAERAKFSAIILFVILWFTFSYLPIAHMVWFWPGPDDIKDAASLEAITARAGWLWQKGVLDFAGGTVVHINAAIAGLVGSFVVGKRLGYGKEAMKPHNLVFVMIGASLLWFGWFGFNAGSALEANGSAVLAFVNTLLATAAAVLGWSFAEWITKGKPSMLGAASGCVGGLVAITPAAGFVGPMGAIVIGALAGVVCLWGVSGLKKMLGSDDSLDVFGVHGVGGILGALLTGVFADPALGGTGIWDYVANAAAPDYSIASQLWIQSQGVIVTLIWSGVVSYIAFKLVDIVIGLRVKEDEEREGLDISSHGESAYES, translated from the coding sequence ATGTTAACTTGGATGAAACGACTCCTAGCTGGAAGCGCAATGGCCTTGGCTATTGGTACAACTAGCGTGATGGTAGCTTCGCCAGCTTTTGCTGATGAAGCTAAGCCAGTTGCCGCCGCGGCCGCAGCTGCAGTTGCTGCTGCTCCTGCATTAGTCCCAAATAAAGGTGATACAGCTTGGTTATTGGTGTGTACTGCATTGGTAATCTTGATGACATTGCCTGGTTTGGCTCTGTTCTACGGCGGCTTAACACGCAGCAAGAACATTCTTTCTGTACTCGTACAGTGCATGTTTGTCTTTTCATTAGTAACTGTTTTATGGGCACTTTATGGATATAGCTTTGCATTTAGTGAAGGCGGTGCGTTCATTGGTGGACTAGATCGCTTGTTCTTGCAGGGCATTACTCCAGACTCGGTTGCAGCTACCTTTAGTAAGGGTGTTGTGATTCCTGAGTTTGTGTTTATGGCCTTCCAAGCTGCATTTGCAACCATTACTTGCTGCTTGATCGTTGGTGCGTTTGCTGAGCGTGCAAAATTTTCTGCAATTATTTTGTTTGTGATTTTGTGGTTCACTTTCAGCTACTTACCAATCGCTCACATGGTTTGGTTCTGGCCTGGTCCTGATGACATCAAAGATGCTGCATCACTTGAAGCTATTACAGCTCGCGCTGGTTGGTTATGGCAAAAGGGTGTTCTCGACTTTGCTGGCGGTACCGTTGTTCACATCAATGCTGCGATTGCAGGTTTGGTAGGTTCATTTGTAGTCGGCAAACGTTTGGGTTACGGTAAAGAAGCAATGAAGCCGCACAACTTAGTGTTCGTCATGATTGGCGCCTCACTCTTGTGGTTCGGTTGGTTTGGCTTCAATGCTGGCTCTGCTCTCGAAGCAAACGGCAGTGCAGTATTGGCATTCGTAAACACATTGTTGGCAACAGCTGCTGCAGTGTTGGGCTGGTCATTTGCTGAGTGGATTACTAAAGGCAAGCCTTCCATGTTAGGTGCTGCATCTGGTTGCGTAGGTGGTTTAGTTGCAATTACTCCGGCTGCTGGTTTTGTTGGCCCAATGGGTGCAATCGTGATCGGTGCTCTTGCCGGCGTGGTTTGCTTATGGGGTGTTTCTGGTCTCAAGAAGATGTTGGGTTCAGACGACAGCTTGGACGTATTCGGTGTGCATGGCGTTGGCGGTATCTTAGGCGCTTTGTTAACTGGTGTGTTCGCAGATCCAGCCTTAGGTGGAACAGGTATTTGGGATTACGTAGCTAATGCTGCAGCCCCTGATTACTCTATTGCTAGCCAATTGTGGATTCAGAGCCAAGGTGTCATTGTTACCCTAATTTGGTCTGGCGTAGTTTCTTATATCGCCTTCAAATTGGTGGATATCGTGATTGGCTTGCGCGTTAAGGAAGATGAAGAGCGCGAAGGTTTGGATATCAGTTCCCACGGTGAGTCCGCTTACGAGTCTTAA
- the lipA gene encoding lipoyl synthase, with product MTTNKPDLDTAATGNSRQDLNYDASRKQKSSEKTARIPIKIVPLEQVLKKPDWIRVKAASNNSRFSEIKKILRENELVTVCEEASCPNIGECFGKGTATFMIMGDKCTRRCPFCDVGHGRPDPLDTKEPGNLARTIAALKLNYVVITSVDRDDLRDGGAMHYVDCISQSRDLSPGTRIEVLVPDFRGRLDKALDIFSEHAPQGLPDVMNHNLETVPRLYKQARPGADYAHSLKLLKDFKERFPHIPTKSGLMVGLGETDEEILEVMRDMREHNIDMLTIGQYLAPSGHHLPVQRYVHPDVFKHFEEEAYAMGFSHAAVGAMVRSSYHADQQAHSAGVV from the coding sequence ATGACCACCAATAAGCCGGATCTCGACACTGCCGCCACTGGCAATAGTCGCCAAGACCTGAATTACGATGCTTCCCGAAAGCAAAAGTCGAGCGAGAAAACTGCGCGTATTCCAATCAAGATCGTGCCCCTAGAGCAGGTGCTCAAAAAGCCTGATTGGATTCGTGTAAAGGCTGCTTCTAATAATTCACGTTTTTCTGAGATCAAAAAAATTCTTCGTGAGAACGAGTTAGTAACGGTTTGCGAAGAAGCAAGCTGCCCCAATATTGGTGAGTGCTTTGGCAAAGGCACTGCTACCTTCATGATCATGGGTGACAAATGTACGCGTCGTTGTCCGTTTTGTGATGTGGGTCACGGCAGACCGGATCCGCTGGATACCAAAGAGCCTGGCAACTTAGCGCGCACCATCGCCGCTTTAAAACTCAATTATGTGGTGATTACGAGTGTCGATCGTGATGATTTGCGCGATGGTGGCGCCATGCATTACGTGGACTGCATTTCTCAATCACGTGATCTATCTCCAGGCACCCGTATTGAGGTGTTGGTTCCAGACTTCCGCGGTCGCCTAGACAAGGCTTTAGATATTTTTTCTGAGCATGCACCTCAAGGTCTGCCCGATGTTATGAATCACAATTTAGAAACCGTACCGCGTTTGTACAAGCAGGCGCGTCCTGGTGCTGACTATGCACACTCACTGAAACTGTTGAAAGACTTTAAGGAGCGCTTCCCCCACATTCCAACCAAGAGTGGATTGATGGTTGGATTAGGTGAGACTGACGAAGAGATCTTAGAAGTCATGCGTGATATGCGTGAGCACAATATCGACATGCTGACTATTGGACAGTATCTGGCGCCTTCAGGTCACCACCTCCCAGTGCAGCGATATGTTCATCCAGATGTGTTTAAGCATTTTGAGGAAGAGGCTTATGCCATGGGCTTCTCTCATGCCGCTGTGGGTGCGATGGTGCGCTCTAGCTACCATGCTGATCAACAAGCACATAGTGCAGGTGTTGTCTAA
- a CDS encoding YbeD family protein produces the protein MTEDRKSLIEYPSEFPIKVMGKTNPEYLPAILHIARQFDPTLDESKVEQRPSKDGNYLGITLPITATSREQLDELYRTLSTHPLVSVVL, from the coding sequence ATGACTGAAGATAGAAAATCTCTTATTGAATATCCATCTGAGTTTCCTATTAAGGTGATGGGTAAAACCAATCCAGAATACTTGCCAGCAATTTTGCATATTGCCCGTCAATTTGACCCCACCCTTGATGAGAGCAAGGTTGAGCAACGACCTTCTAAAGATGGAAATTATTTGGGCATTACTTTGCCGATCACTGCAACCAGCCGCGAGCAATTAGATGAGCTGTATCGCACTTTATCCACGCATCCTTTGGTTAGTGTTGTCCTCTAA
- the gshA gene encoding glutamate--cysteine ligase, which yields MVPHLITALSGPLLDLESKVLEATPTIERWFRLEWQEHTPPFYCSVDLRNAGFKLAPVDTNLFPGGFNNLSPQMLPLAVQAAMAAIEKICPEAKNLLLIPERHTRNTFYLQNIARLSSILRQAGLNVRLGTLSDEIKKPTWIDLPDGNRLLMEPLSRLGLKKQRLGLKDFDPCSILLNNDLSAGIPPILENLHEQYLLPGLHAGWHVRRKSNHFAAYDEVAKKFAKIVDIDPWMINPYFASCSNVNFHERKGEEELQAAVEKVLKKTAKKYREYGIKEKPYVVVKADAGTYGMGVMVVNDPAQLKDLNRKDRNKMSVVKEGLEVSDVLIQEGVYTFEKVNEAVAEPVVYMIDRYVIGGFYRVHTDRGPDENLNAPGMHFVPLAFEQNSMPDLGAKPGSAPPNRFYLYGVVARLALLAASLELERSDPNAEAA from the coding sequence ATGGTTCCACATCTCATCACTGCCCTTAGCGGCCCTCTTCTTGATCTCGAGTCGAAGGTATTAGAAGCAACTCCAACTATTGAGCGCTGGTTTAGGCTTGAGTGGCAGGAGCACACCCCGCCTTTCTACTGCTCAGTCGATTTGCGTAATGCTGGTTTTAAGCTTGCACCAGTGGATACAAACCTTTTTCCAGGGGGTTTTAATAACCTCTCACCTCAGATGTTGCCTTTAGCGGTTCAGGCAGCTATGGCAGCAATTGAGAAGATTTGCCCGGAAGCAAAAAATTTACTGTTGATACCTGAGCGACATACTCGCAATACATTCTATTTGCAGAATATTGCACGCCTATCTTCGATCTTGCGTCAAGCAGGCCTTAATGTTCGCTTGGGCACTTTGTCTGATGAAATTAAAAAACCAACTTGGATTGATTTGCCTGATGGTAATCGCCTCTTGATGGAGCCTTTATCTCGCTTAGGTTTGAAGAAGCAGCGTTTAGGCTTAAAAGATTTTGATCCGTGCTCTATTTTGCTAAACAACGATTTATCAGCAGGCATTCCTCCGATCCTAGAAAACCTCCATGAGCAATATCTCTTGCCAGGCTTGCATGCAGGTTGGCATGTCCGTCGCAAGTCAAATCACTTTGCAGCCTACGATGAGGTTGCTAAGAAATTTGCGAAGATAGTGGATATTGATCCATGGATGATTAACCCTTACTTTGCTAGTTGCTCTAACGTGAACTTTCATGAGCGTAAAGGTGAGGAAGAGTTGCAAGCTGCTGTTGAGAAAGTCCTCAAGAAAACTGCTAAGAAATATCGAGAGTACGGCATTAAAGAAAAACCTTACGTCGTTGTCAAAGCAGATGCTGGCACATATGGCATGGGTGTCATGGTGGTAAACGATCCTGCACAACTCAAAGATCTGAATCGCAAAGACCGCAACAAGATGAGTGTTGTTAAAGAAGGTCTTGAAGTTAGTGATGTCTTAATTCAGGAGGGTGTATATACCTTCGAGAAAGTGAATGAAGCAGTTGCAGAGCCAGTGGTATATATGATTGACCGCTATGTGATTGGTGGCTTCTATCGTGTGCATACCGACCGTGGCCCTGATGAGAATCTAAACGCACCAGGCATGCATTTTGTACCGTTAGCATTCGAGCAAAACTCCATGCCAGATTTGGGTGCCAAGCCTGGTAGTGCGCCGCCCAATCGTTTTTATCTGTATGGAGTTGTTGCACGTCTGGCTTTGTTAGCCGCTTCTTTAGAGTTGGAGCGTTCCGATCCTAATGCTGAAGCTGCCTAA
- a CDS encoding PTS sugar transporter subunit IIA yields MVGIVIVAHTPVASAMLGFAEHAFGVAPERVRAVDIPPHEDTKASFDRLLKAAYGVNTGQGVLILTDVMGATPANVASKLEALGPLSGLTAPVIVLAGLNLPMLMRCISHRGEGLEELAHKALLGGQNGILRLGSKTPQVTTEK; encoded by the coding sequence ATGGTTGGAATCGTAATAGTTGCTCACACTCCAGTCGCAAGTGCGATGCTGGGTTTTGCTGAGCATGCATTTGGTGTAGCGCCAGAGAGAGTAAGAGCTGTCGACATCCCGCCTCATGAAGATACAAAAGCCAGCTTCGACCGACTCTTGAAAGCGGCATATGGCGTCAATACGGGCCAAGGCGTTTTAATACTGACTGATGTAATGGGCGCGACCCCAGCAAATGTGGCATCAAAGCTTGAAGCTTTGGGACCATTATCGGGTTTAACTGCGCCCGTGATTGTCTTGGCCGGATTAAATCTACCCATGCTGATGCGCTGTATTTCTCATCGTGGTGAAGGGCTCGAAGAGCTTGCCCATAAAGCACTTCTAGGTGGTCAAAATGGAATTTTGCGTTTGGGCTCTAAAACACCGCAAGTTACTACGGAGAAATAG
- a CDS encoding HPr family phosphocarrier protein produces MPIAEIEIINKLGLHARASAKLSQLAAEFPCEIFLSRNGRQINAKSIMGVMMLAAGIGSTVTLETVGEKEDEAMQALTALINDRFGEGE; encoded by the coding sequence ATGCCTATTGCTGAAATCGAAATCATTAACAAATTGGGCTTACATGCTCGGGCATCTGCGAAGTTATCCCAGCTTGCTGCCGAGTTCCCCTGCGAAATCTTCTTATCCCGCAATGGACGCCAGATTAATGCTAAGAGCATTATGGGTGTCATGATGCTGGCCGCTGGGATTGGCAGCACCGTCACTCTAGAGACTGTTGGCGAAAAAGAGGATGAGGCGATGCAAGCTTTAACGGCATTGATCAATGATCGATTTGGCGAGGGCGAATAA
- the lipB gene encoding lipoyl(octanoyl) transferase LipB, with translation MSFLVKNLGVADYETTYQAMRDFTQQRDAETPDEIWILEHPPVFTLGLAGDASNLHSPSNQIPLVQVDRGGEITYHGPGQIVAYLMLDLRRLGIFVKELVSRIEQALIDTLADFGIQAERHAGAPGIYISQQSLVSSEYRGAKIAALGLKVSKGCSYHGLALNVSTDLEAFSRIHPCGYEGLRTVDMQTLGIKDNIDIISQTLLGHLQKQLTSS, from the coding sequence ATGAGTTTTTTAGTAAAAAATTTAGGGGTAGCTGATTATGAGACTACCTATCAAGCGATGCGCGATTTTACGCAGCAGCGAGATGCTGAAACTCCAGACGAAATTTGGATTTTGGAGCATCCTCCAGTATTCACTTTGGGTTTGGCGGGAGATGCGAGTAATTTACATTCCCCTAGCAATCAAATTCCCTTAGTGCAGGTGGATCGCGGCGGTGAGATTACTTATCATGGCCCTGGTCAAATCGTGGCGTATCTAATGCTCGACCTCCGGCGCTTAGGGATTTTTGTAAAAGAGCTTGTCTCCCGAATTGAGCAAGCTTTAATTGACACTCTGGCTGATTTTGGTATTCAGGCAGAAAGACATGCTGGTGCCCCAGGTATTTATATCTCCCAGCAGAGTCTAGTTTCATCCGAGTATCGGGGTGCAAAGATTGCTGCTTTGGGTCTGAAGGTCTCAAAAGGATGCTCCTATCATGGGCTTGCCCTGAATGTATCGACTGATTTAGAGGCTTTTTCCCGTATTCACCCATGTGGGTATGAGGGCTTAAGGACGGTTGATATGCAAACCCTTGGGATCAAGGACAATATAGACATCATTAGCCAAACCCTTTTAGGGCATTTGCAAAAGCAACTGACTTCATCATGA
- a CDS encoding molybdopterin-synthase adenylyltransferase MoeB, with protein sequence MNDEQLLRYSRHLLLEEIDVAGQEILLGSHILIIGAGGLGSAAAPYLAAAGVGKITLVDHDKVELTNLQRQIMHAQNSIGKSKVESGKQFLQSINPTLTINAIAEKATDNLLKDVLPAVHLVLDCTDNFATRQLINAACFRQKVPLVSGSALKFDGQLSVFDFRHEASPCYACLFSPEDQFEEVSCASMGIFSPLVGIIGAMQAAQALQVLIGFGQPLVGRMLLWNALNTQIDEIRIARNPACKVCGSQH encoded by the coding sequence ATGAATGATGAGCAGCTACTTCGCTACTCGCGGCATTTATTACTAGAAGAAATTGATGTTGCGGGCCAAGAAATATTGCTTGGTTCGCACATCCTCATCATTGGTGCTGGTGGCTTGGGAAGCGCGGCAGCGCCTTATCTTGCTGCAGCTGGTGTTGGAAAAATAACGCTTGTCGATCATGACAAAGTCGAGCTCACTAATTTGCAGCGACAAATCATGCATGCCCAGAACTCCATTGGCAAAAGCAAGGTGGAATCTGGTAAACAATTTTTGCAAAGTATTAATCCCACCCTAACAATTAATGCAATTGCAGAGAAGGCAACTGATAATTTATTGAAAGACGTCTTGCCAGCAGTTCATCTTGTTCTAGATTGCACGGATAACTTTGCAACTCGCCAGCTCATTAATGCGGCTTGCTTTCGCCAAAAGGTGCCCCTTGTATCAGGATCAGCACTCAAATTTGACGGTCAATTAAGTGTCTTTGATTTTCGTCATGAAGCATCCCCCTGTTATGCCTGTCTTTTTTCTCCAGAAGATCAGTTTGAGGAAGTCAGCTGTGCCAGCATGGGTATCTTTTCCCCTCTGGTTGGCATTATTGGAGCGATGCAAGCAGCTCAAGCGTTACAAGTATTGATTGGCTTTGGTCAGCCTTTAGTGGGGAGAATGTTACTTTGGAATGCGCTCAATACTCAAATTGATGAAATTCGCATTGCTAGAAATCCCGCATGCAAGGTTTGCGGCTCTCAGCATTAG
- the ptsP gene encoding phosphoenolpyruvate--protein phosphotransferase has protein sequence MTFALHGIAVSKGIAIGKAVLISRAALEVSHYLVEVGKEEAEVQKLLDAFEQVRLELTQLRQGLPKDAPQEMAAFLDVHGMILADPALAEKPMKLIRTQRLNAAWALTTELNDLLEQFSDIEDAYLKERANDIRQVAERVIKALNAQKKDPLHDADFLPASDIGIESIIVAHDIAPHDMLRFKEHAFTGFVTDLGGKTSHTAIVARSMEIPAVVGVRHASEMIRHGDWLVLDGEHGVVVVAPDEQLLAEYRKLQAQALKEARKLKQLKHAKTETADRVQIELFANIELPEDAIQAVKLGAVGVGLFRSEFLFMDRKQALPDEEQQYQEYRRVVDLMHGLPVNIRTIDVGADKALGGGGDISQTGTSPLGLRAIRWSLTEPEIFLTQLRAILRASAHGQARIMIPMLAHVKEIDETFRLIEKAKQQLHQRGKAFNPNIQVGAMIEIPAAALMLPLFINRFDFLSIGTNDLIQYTLAIDRADHAVAHLYDPLHPAILNLLSSIIDQAKRADVPVAICGEMAGDPALTKLLLALGLTDFSMHFSQLLLVKREILKANVGLLKARVPRVLRAYEPEEQAKALERLLS, from the coding sequence GTGACTTTTGCTTTACACGGAATAGCAGTATCTAAAGGCATTGCTATTGGCAAAGCCGTACTGATATCGCGTGCAGCATTAGAGGTTAGTCATTATTTAGTTGAAGTTGGCAAAGAAGAGGCTGAGGTTCAAAAGTTATTGGATGCTTTTGAGCAAGTGCGCCTTGAGTTAACGCAATTGCGTCAAGGATTGCCTAAAGATGCGCCTCAAGAAATGGCTGCGTTTTTGGATGTACACGGCATGATTCTGGCAGATCCAGCTTTAGCTGAGAAGCCAATGAAATTGATTCGCACTCAGAGATTAAATGCAGCTTGGGCTTTAACAACCGAACTCAATGATCTTTTAGAACAATTTTCTGATATTGAGGATGCGTATTTAAAAGAGCGTGCTAATGATATTAGACAGGTCGCAGAGCGCGTAATCAAAGCGTTGAATGCTCAGAAAAAAGACCCTCTACATGATGCTGATTTTTTACCAGCAAGCGATATTGGTATTGAGTCAATTATTGTTGCGCACGACATTGCCCCTCATGACATGCTGCGTTTCAAAGAGCATGCCTTTACAGGGTTTGTGACAGATCTGGGTGGCAAGACTTCTCATACCGCTATTGTTGCGCGCAGCATGGAGATCCCTGCGGTAGTTGGTGTGCGACATGCCAGTGAAATGATTCGTCATGGCGATTGGTTAGTATTGGATGGGGAACATGGGGTTGTCGTTGTTGCGCCTGATGAGCAGCTTCTTGCTGAGTATCGAAAGCTACAAGCTCAAGCCTTAAAAGAAGCCCGCAAGCTAAAGCAGTTAAAGCACGCCAAGACAGAAACTGCTGATCGTGTTCAGATTGAATTATTTGCCAATATTGAGTTGCCTGAGGATGCCATTCAGGCAGTGAAGTTGGGTGCTGTGGGTGTCGGCTTATTCCGCTCTGAATTTCTATTTATGGATCGCAAGCAAGCTTTGCCAGACGAAGAGCAGCAATATCAAGAATATCGTCGCGTAGTCGATTTAATGCATGGTTTGCCTGTCAATATTAGAACCATCGACGTTGGTGCCGACAAGGCATTGGGTGGCGGCGGTGATATTTCTCAAACTGGTACATCACCACTTGGGTTGCGTGCGATTCGCTGGTCCCTGACTGAGCCTGAAATCTTTTTAACGCAACTCAGGGCTATCTTGCGCGCATCAGCCCATGGTCAAGCGCGCATTATGATCCCCATGTTGGCTCATGTTAAAGAGATTGATGAAACATTTAGATTAATTGAAAAAGCAAAGCAGCAATTACATCAGCGCGGTAAAGCATTTAATCCCAATATTCAAGTTGGTGCAATGATTGAAATTCCTGCTGCTGCATTGATGCTACCCTTATTTATTAATCGATTCGATTTTCTTTCTATTGGTACGAATGATTTAATTCAGTACACCTTAGCAATCGATCGCGCAGATCATGCAGTTGCACATCTTTACGATCCCCTGCATCCCGCTATTTTGAATTTGCTGTCAAGCATCATTGATCAAGCTAAGCGCGCAGATGTGCCGGTTGCCATTTGTGGAGAGATGGCTGGAGATCCTGCGTTAACAAAGCTATTGCTCGCGCTCGGGCTGACAGATTTCTCAATGCACTTTAGCCAGCTGTTATTAGTTAAGCGCGAGATCTTAAAGGCAAATGTAGGTCTATTGAAAGCCCGCGTCCCTAGAGTTCTGCGTGCCTACGAGCCTGAGGAGCAGGCTAAAGCATTGGAGCGCTTGCTCTCTTAA
- a CDS encoding accessory factor UbiK family protein: protein MQKTGEILEQIQRIASDMQNKVGDAIRNSPAQEIEKNVRAMMNQGFQKMDLVTREEFDLQSKVLAKTREKLEALEAKVAALEKS, encoded by the coding sequence ATGCAAAAAACAGGCGAAATCCTAGAACAAATCCAGCGCATTGCTAGCGATATGCAAAACAAGGTTGGGGATGCTATTCGTAACTCACCTGCACAAGAGATTGAAAAGAATGTGCGCGCTATGATGAATCAAGGTTTCCAGAAAATGGACCTAGTGACTCGTGAAGAGTTTGATTTGCAATCGAAGGTATTAGCAAAGACCAGAGAAAAGCTAGAAGCACTAGAAGCTAAAGTGGCCGCCTTAGAAAAGTCTTAA
- a CDS encoding TorF family putative porin has translation MKIIQKTAIALAASGLLSGLATQSAIAADAPEVSPITANVTVTNDYRYRGISQSNYQPAIQGGFDYAHESGLYIGNWNSSINWVSNTTNNGIKAPIEMDFYGGFKKDLIAEGFASDFGVLQYYYNQTGGNYNGAMLNPNTTELYAAQNFTFGPVTGFVKLNYSLTNIFGIPNSAGSFYPDLTANYDTGIWGISLNGHVGYQYIAGQPATSSGLFSQTPSNISYTDFKLGATKDFGAGLSLSAAYVSTNANPNWWNTWTAPGAGMQSSAGRPGAVVSLTKVF, from the coding sequence ATGAAAATTATTCAAAAGACAGCCATCGCTCTAGCAGCATCTGGCTTATTAAGCGGTCTAGCTACTCAGTCAGCAATTGCTGCTGATGCTCCAGAAGTCAGCCCAATTACAGCTAACGTTACTGTGACTAATGACTATCGTTACCGCGGCATCTCTCAGTCCAATTATCAACCAGCCATTCAGGGTGGTTTTGATTATGCCCATGAGAGCGGTCTATACATTGGTAACTGGAACAGCTCAATTAATTGGGTGTCAAACACTACAAACAATGGCATCAAAGCACCAATTGAAATGGACTTCTATGGCGGTTTCAAGAAGGATTTAATTGCCGAAGGCTTTGCTTCGGATTTTGGTGTTCTTCAGTACTACTATAACCAAACTGGCGGCAATTACAACGGTGCAATGCTTAATCCAAATACTACTGAACTGTATGCTGCACAAAACTTTACTTTTGGGCCAGTAACTGGTTTTGTTAAGTTGAATTATTCTCTGACTAATATTTTCGGTATTCCAAATAGTGCTGGATCTTTCTACCCTGACCTTACTGCAAATTACGATACGGGGATCTGGGGCATTAGCTTAAATGGCCACGTTGGATATCAGTACATTGCAGGACAACCTGCAACTTCGTCTGGTCTGTTTTCGCAAACTCCAAGCAATATTAGTTACACCGACTTTAAGTTGGGCGCTACTAAAGACTTTGGGGCTGGACTTTCATTATCTGCTGCTTATGTAAGTACAAATGCAAACCCGAACTGGTGGAATACTTGGACAGCTCCTGGTGCTGGTATGCAGAGCTCTGCGGGTCGTCCAGGCGCTGTAGTTTCCCTCACCAAAGTATTTTAA